CCCCGCCGAACAGCCGCATCAGGAGCAGCACGACGACGGCGATCGCCAGCAGCCCGAGCAGCACGCGCAGGACGAAGCCGCCGACGATGAACGCCAGGTAGATGAGGGCGGCCGTGACGACGACGCCCAGCAGGGTCTGCAGGAAACGCATCCGCTCCTCCTCAGCCGACGATCTTCCAGAACGAGTCCTTGCGCACGACCTTGCCTCCCTCGAACTCGAGGAGGTCGACCCCGCGCACCTCGACCCTCCCCGACGCGGACGTGCCGGTGAGCGTCCACTCCGACACGCCGAGGCGCCCGCAGGCCCAGTGCGTGTCGTCGCCGTAGCGCACGTCGGGTATGCCCTCGAAGCGCTGGGCCAGCCCGGCCCTCACCGCCGCCTTGCCGCTGTACCTGTCTCCGCGCGGACCGGCGCCGCGCGGCATGTACAGGACGCAGTCGTCGGCGAAGTAGCCCATGATCGCGTCGAGGTCGTGGCGGTTGAACGCCTCGAGTAGCTCCTTGAGGACCCGCTCCGACACGTGCTCCGGCATGGCGCCACCTCCGCGGTCCCACGGGGCGCGGTACGCGCCCGTGCCCCCATCATGCGCGCCCTCCCGGCCCAGGTGCACGCGCGGCCAGCGCCCGCCCCGCCACGGCGTGGCCGCTGTCTCGCGGCGCGCCACCCCCTGCACAGGGTCGAGGGCGACGAGCCCGCGGTGCCAGGTGGCGCCGCCCGTGACCACGCCCTAGGACGCCTGGCCGGCGGTGAGCTCGGCGCCGATGCGCAGCACGTCCTCGACGAGCGAGTCGGCCTGCGCGGGGCCCGTGCGGGCGCCGATGAAGCAGGGCCTGATGGCCAGCTTGCCGTTCACCCGCGTGGTGGACGGGATGTTCACGTTCTCCCTCACGAGGCGCCTGTGCAGGCGCCTGTTCAGCGCGTCGAGGTCCGCGACGCCGGGCGCCACGTAGCGGAAGCAGCAGATCGACAGCGTGGGCTCGAGGAGGAGCTCGAGGTTCGGGTGCTCGCGGGCCGCCGCCGCGACGCGGGCGGCCATGTCGTTGTGGCGGCGCACCCGGTCGCGCAGGCCGCTCACCCCCACCTCCAGCAGCAGGGCCCACACCACCACGCCGCGCGGCGGGGCGCTCAGCTCGACGCCGTAGTCGTAGTAGGGGATGCCGAAGTCGTCCATCGAGTGGCCGAGGCCGGGCTCGGGGTCCTCGTCCGCGACGTTGCCCTCGAGGTAGTCGGCCGGCGTCTGCGTGAACCCGCGGGCCAGCAGCTCCCTGTCGCGCACGAACGTCGCGGCCACGCCCACCGAGGCGCCGAGCCACTTGTGCGGGTCGACGATCACGGAGTCGGCGCGCTCGACGCCGCGGAAGAGGTGCGCCTTCCTCTCGTCGAGGACGCCGGGCAGGCCGTAGGCGCCGTCCACGTGCAGCCACACGCCGTGCTCGGCGGCGACGTCGGCGATCTCTCCGAGCGGGTCCACGGCGCCCGTGTTCGTGGTGCCGGCCGTGGCCACCACGGCCACGGGCAGCACGCCCTCGTCGGCGGCCCGCGCCAGGGCGCGGCGCAGGTCGGCCACGTCCATGCGCCCGGACTCGTCGGTGGCCACCAGGCGCACGGCCCGCCGGCCCAGGCCCAGCACGCCCGCCGCGCGCTGGACCGTGTGGTGGGCCTCGGCGGTGGCGAAGACGGCCGTGGGCCCGTCGACGCCCTCCAGGCCCGGGTCCCGCCCGACGGACTCGAACGCGTGCTGCCGCGCCGCCCCCAGGGCGACGAGGTTCGCCGTGGAGCCGCCGCTGCTGTAGACCCCCTTCAGGTGGGCGATGCCGTGCATCTCGGCCAGCCACTCGAGGCTCAGCTCCTCGAGGAGGTTGAAGGCGTTCAGCCCGTAGCGCTGGGGCGCCGCCACGCTGGCGGCGGTGGAGGCCAGGGTGGACGCGGTCACGCCGCCGGTCGTGATGAACCCGGTGAAGCCGGGTCGCGGCACCGCGGACCCGTTGGGGATCACGGTCGCGGCGAGCTCCTCAGCCACCGCCGCGATGCCGACACCGCGCTCGGGCAGTGGCCTGCTCAGGCGCCGACGCCAGTCGTCGGCGGTGACGAGGGCGTCGGGGCGCTCGAACCTCAGGTAGTCGTCGAGGGCCTCGCCGATGCGACCGAGCAGCGGCGTCAGCGCCCCGGTCTCGGCGGCGTCGCGGACCTGGTGGTCTGTGGCAGCGGGTCTCAAGTTCCCTCCTAGGTGGTGTGGCGTCTCAGGCCCACTCGGGCCCCTCGACGGTGCGCTCGTCGCGCGCGTTCCCCCGTGTTCGGCGTCCCGACGGGCTCGAAGAGCGGGACGTGCCCCTCCTCGTCGCTGGCGGGCCGGTGCTCCGCGCCGCGCGGGACGACGACGCGCGGGCTCCGGTGCTCGGTGATGCCCGCGAGCTTCTCCCGCAGGTCGACCTCGATGGGCAGCGCGCCCATGGACGCATGAGACAGCCGGGGAGCGCGGTAGCGCAAGAGCCGAAGGTAGGAGCTCGGGCGAGTTATCAAATCGTGCGGTCGCCAGGTGGCCTCGGGGAGCTCGATCGAGTCGCTCATGCCCTCATGCGCCGCGCCTGTGGCAGAGGAGTCGCTCGCCGCCCGGCTCGGCCCCGGGCGCGGCTTGACCTTGCGCTGGTTGCCGGTCGCTCCCTGGTGGGGACTTCCGTCTCGGTCGCCTCGGACCGGGCCCGCGTGCGCCATGCTGTGCGGAGCGCATGGAGACGTCCGACGCCGTCGACCTCATCCGCGGTGCCGTCAGCGGCACGGGCGGCACGTGGGCCGACCTCGGCGCCGGCACGGGCACGTTCACGCGCGCTCTGGCCGAGCTCGTCGGCGCGGAGGGCACCGTCTACGCGGTCGACAGGGACCCCTACGCGCTGGCCTGGCTGACCGGCCCGGCGCGCCCCGGACCAGGCGGTGCCCGTCTCGTCCCGCTGGTCGCCGACATCAGGAGTCCGCTGCCCCTCGAGGGTCTCGACGGGGTGGTCGTGGCGAACGCCCTGCACTTCGTGCCGCGGGGTGACCAGGAGCGCGTCCTGGGGCTCGTGGCCTCCTACCTCCGACCCGGCGGGGCGCTCGTGCTCGTCGAGTACGACCAGCGTCTGGGGAGCCCGTGGGTGCCGCACCCCGTGCCGCCGCGACGCTTCGCCGACCTGGCGAGGGCGGCCGGGCTCGGAGCTCCTCGCGAGGTGGGCAGGCGGCGCTCCCGCTACGGACCCCGGGACATCTACGCCGCGGTCGCGCTCACCTGAGCCGGTCCGTGCGAAGACACCAGCCTCGTCAGTCGCCCGGCGAGCAGAGGTCGATGCCGAGCCGTCCGTCCGGGCCCGCGCTGACCACGTAGAACGCGTGCTCGCCGCCCAGGGAGCCGCCGTCCGGGGCGGG
Above is a genomic segment from Trueperaceae bacterium containing:
- a CDS encoding nuclear transport factor 2 family protein, whose protein sequence is MVTGGATWHRGLVALDPVQGVARRETAATPWRGGRWPRVHLGREGAHDGGTGAYRAPWDRGGGAMPEHVSERVLKELLEAFNRHDLDAIMGYFADDCVLYMPRGAGPRGDRYSGKAAVRAGLAQRFEGIPDVRYGDDTHWACGRLGVSEWTLTGTSASGRVEVRGVDLLEFEGGKVVRKDSFWKIVG
- a CDS encoding pyridoxal-dependent decarboxylase, translating into MRPAATDHQVRDAAETGALTPLLGRIGEALDDYLRFERPDALVTADDWRRRLSRPLPERGVGIAAVAEELAATVIPNGSAVPRPGFTGFITTGGVTASTLASTAASVAAPQRYGLNAFNLLEELSLEWLAEMHGIAHLKGVYSSGGSTANLVALGAARQHAFESVGRDPGLEGVDGPTAVFATAEAHHTVQRAAGVLGLGRRAVRLVATDESGRMDVADLRRALARAADEGVLPVAVVATAGTTNTGAVDPLGEIADVAAEHGVWLHVDGAYGLPGVLDERKAHLFRGVERADSVIVDPHKWLGASVGVAATFVRDRELLARGFTQTPADYLEGNVADEDPEPGLGHSMDDFGIPYYDYGVELSAPPRGVVVWALLLEVGVSGLRDRVRRHNDMAARVAAAAREHPNLELLLEPTLSICCFRYVAPGVADLDALNRRLHRRLVRENVNIPSTTRVNGKLAIRPCFIGARTGPAQADSLVEDVLRIGAELTAGQAS
- a CDS encoding class I SAM-dependent methyltransferase — protein: METSDAVDLIRGAVSGTGGTWADLGAGTGTFTRALAELVGAEGTVYAVDRDPYALAWLTGPARPGPGGARLVPLVADIRSPLPLEGLDGVVVANALHFVPRGDQERVLGLVASYLRPGGALVLVEYDQRLGSPWVPHPVPPRRFADLARAAGLGAPREVGRRRSRYGPRDIYAAVALT